A region from the Ammospiza nelsoni isolate bAmmNel1 chromosome 1, bAmmNel1.pri, whole genome shotgun sequence genome encodes:
- the LOC132082503 gene encoding interferon alpha-inducible protein 27-like protein 2B: protein MSDQNVRNAGFTPSGITGGSLASSLMSHEARASGGGVPSGGPTSTLQEMGARGTTHSSGYTSSGISGGSRASDTMSKEATAHGGGVPRGGTTSTVQSISMGGKGGRR from the exons ATGTCTGACCAGAACGTCCGCAACGCTGGCTTCACTCCCTCTGGGATCACAGGAGGATCCCTTGCTTCATCACTGATGTCCCACGAAGCCAGAGCCTCTGGGGGAGGTGTGCCTTCTGGTGGCCCCACTTCTACTCTCCAGGAAATGG GTGCCAGGGGCACAACCCACTCATCAGGTTACACAAGCAGCGGGATCTCTGGTGGATCCAGGGCCTCTGACACAATGTCCAAGGAGGCCACAGCTCATGGAGGTGGAGTTCCCAGGGGAGGCACAACTTCCACTGTCCAGTCCATCT CCATGGGTGGAAAAGGAGGCAGACGCtga